The following proteins are co-located in the Silene latifolia isolate original U9 population chromosome 1, ASM4854445v1, whole genome shotgun sequence genome:
- the LOC141608655 gene encoding uncharacterized protein LOC141608655 has product MSSGSRVNPLEAILQSAKRKRSAASLDVASASKRSAPGASFQTPPTHSSSARPEPLEVDPLSRHPPTPPTSPRTSASGGIIAHFPEGFGNVDKVPYRPEIDQLLFPPLKEAFSEFSLEEMAENDVQNALMVSDLRLSPVLNFYL; this is encoded by the exons ATGTCTTCCG GTTCAAGAGTTAACCCTCTGGAAGCTATCCTCCAGAGCGCAAAAAGAAAGAGATCTGCTGCCAGCCTTGACGTGgcatctgcctccaagaggagtgctcctggtgcctcttttcagactcctcctACTCACTCTAGTTCTGCCAGGCCTGAACCCTTGGAGGTCGACCCGCTGTCTCGTCATCCCCCTACTCCTCCTACCAGTCCTCGTACTTCAGCTAGCGGAGGCATCATTGCTCACTTCCCAGAGGGTTTTGGGAATGTTGATAAGGTGCCATACAGGCCAGAAATCGACCAGCTGCTTTTTCCTCCTCTAAAGGAGGCCTTCTCAGAATTTTCTCTAGAGGAAATGGCTGAGAATGATGTGCAAAACGCTCTCATGGTGAGTGATCTTCGTCTTTCACCTGTTCTAAATTTTTACCTTTAA